DNA from Variovorax sp. V213:
TACTTACTTGTCGTCGATCGCCGCCCATTCGGCCGGCGTGTAGGTTTTCATCGAGAGCGCATGCACCTCGTCGGTATGCATTTTCGCACCCAGGGTGGCGTAGACCCGCTGGTGGCGCTGAATGGCGCGTTTGCCCTCGAATTCGGCCGAGACGATGGTGGCGTACCAGTGTCGGCCGTCGCCCTCCAGCGAGATGTGCTCGCATGGGAGGTGGGACTGGATCAAGGCCTGGAGTTCTTCGGCGGTCATGGGAATTGAAAGGGCCTTTCAGCCTCTGATTTTGTAGCCGATTCTCAGCAAGTGGACGGCGATGGCGCTCACGGCCAGCCAGGCGGCGCCGACGATGCCCAGGCTGAGCCAGGGCGAGGCGTCGCTCACGCCGAAGAAGCCGTAGCGGAAGCCGTCGATCATGTAGAAGAAGGGGTTCAGGTGGCTCACGCCCTGCCAGAACGGGGGCAGCGAACCGATCGAATAGAAAACGCCCGAGAGAAAGGTCATGGGCATGATCAGGAAGTTCTGGAACACCGCCATCTGGTCGAATTTCTCGGCCCAGAGGCCCGCGATGAGCCCCAGCGTGCCCAGCATTGCGGAGCCCAGCAGCGCGAACACGAGAATCCAGAGCGGCGCAACGAAGCTCGGCATCGCAAAGAACATGGTGACCAGGAACACGCCGAGCCCCACGACCAGCCCGCGAATGACCGACGAGCCGACATAGGCGAAGAACCAGCCCCAGTGCGACAGCGGCGTCAGCAGCACGAACACCAGGTTGCCCATGATCTTGCTCTGGATGATCGACGAAGAGCTGTTGGCAAAGGCGTTCTGCAGCACGCTCATCATCACCAGGCCCGGCACCAGAAAGGCGGTGTAGCCAACCGTGCCGTACACCTTCACGTGGTCTTCGAGCACGTGGCCGAACACCATCAGGTAGAGCAGCGCGGTGAGCACCGGCGCGCCGACGGTCTGGAAACCGACCTTCCAGAAGCGCAGCGTTTCCTTGTAGAGCAGCGCGCGCCACCCAGTAACGGCCATCATCGCGCCACCTCCAAAGGAGTCTGCTCACCCGCCATCAGGTCGATGAACACGTCTTCCAGATCGGCCTTGCGCATTTCCACGTCTTCCACGGCGACGCCGGCTTCGCGGATCGCGGCCAGCAATTGTTCGACTTCATGGGCGTTCTGCGCCGGCAACTGCACGATGCGCCCGGTGATGCGCGCATGCTGGGCAATGGCCCACGGCAGCATGGCGTCGGTCTTGAAGCGCAACACGTTGCTGGTGGCCGATTTCAGCAGTTCGCTGGTGCGGTCCAGCGCGATCACGCGGCCCTGCTTGAGCATTGCGATGCGGCTGCACAGCGCCTCGGCCTCTTCGAGGTAGTGGGTGGTGAGCAGCACGGTGCTGCCCTGCTTGTTGAGCCTGGCGACGAACTGCCAGAGCGTCTGGCGCAGTTCGACGTCGACCCCGGCGGTCGGCTCGTCGAGCACGATGACCGGCGGCTTGTGGACCAGCGCCTGCGCCACGAGCACGCGGCGCTTCATGCCGCCCGACAACTGGCGCATGTTGGCCGTGGCCTTGTCGGCCAGGCCGAGGCTTTGCAGCAGCTCGTCGATCCAGGCCTCGTTGTTCTTGATGCCGAAGTAGCCCGACTGGATGCGCAGCGATTCGCGCACATTGAAGAAGGGGTCGAACACCAGCTCCTGCGGCACGATGCCGAGCTGGCGCCGGGCCTCGGCATAGTCGCGCTGCACGTCGAAGCCGTGGACGCTGATCGCGCCGGCCGTGGGACGGGACAGGCCTGCCAGCATGCTGATGAGCGTGGTCTTGCCCGCGCCATTGGGACCCAGCAAGCCGAAGAACTCGCCCGGCTCGATCTGGAAGCTGACCTCGTCGACGGCGCGCAGGCCCTGCTTGCCTTGGGCCCGCTGCTGTCTGGAGGGAGGGTAGGTCTTGGAGACCGATTGGAATGAGATCGCGGGCATGGGAGCCGGCGATTTTACGGGCCAGCGTTACAAGCCGCTGGGCGGCGCCGGGATGCCCTGACGCGGCGCCCGCCGGGGCCGCCCGCTCAGGGTGCGGCCGGCAAGAGGCCAGCGATGCCGTACAGGGCGGCAAGCTCGCGCAGCCGAGGGGAAAGCCCCTTCACGGCAAAGCCGCGGCCGAGCGCGCTCGATTCGCGCCGGCACTCCAGCAGCACCGCCAGCGCCGAGGAGTCGAACTGCGTCAGGGCGCTGGCGTCCACCACGGTGGAGGTGTCGGTCTGCCCCTTCAGCCCCTGCTGCAGCATGCGCATGCAGGCCGGGGCATCGTCGTGGGTGAGTTTCGTCGGCAGCACCAGCATGGCATCAGCTCTTGCCGTTGTTGCCCTTGTTGCGCGCGGCCAGCGCGGCAATCAGGCCGTCGATGCCGCGGGCGTTGATTTCCTGCGCGAACTGCGTGCGGTAGGTATCGACCAGCCAGACGCCCAGCACATTGAGGTTGTAGACCTTCCAGCCGCCGCCCTGGCCGGGCGTCTTCTCGAGGCGGTAATCGAGTTGGACCGGATCGCCGCGGCCCTTGACCTCCGTGCGCACCAGCACTTCGGTGTCCTCGGGCGAACCGCGGAACGGACGGACCGAGACGGTCTGGTCGCTCACCTGGTCGAGCGCGCCGGCATAGGTGCGCACCAGCAGGGTCTTGAATTCTTCCTGCAGCCTCTTTTGCTGCTCGGGCGTGGCCTGGCGCCATGCCGGGCCCACGGCGGAAGCCGTCATGCGCTGGAAGTTGACGTTGGGCATGATCTTGCTGTCGACCAGCACCATGATCTTGCTGACGTCGCCTGACTTGATGGTGGTGTCGGCCTTGATGGTTTCGAGCACATCGGTCGACAGGCGCTTCACCAGCGCGTCAGGCGCTTCGTCGGCCGCGAGGGCCGGGCGCACGAAAGCGGTGGCAGCGCCGAAAAGGAGTGCGCTGGCCAGTACCAGGCGGCCAAAGCTGCGTCGTTGCAAGATATTGTTGTTCATGGCAATTCCCTTAAATTTTTGAAATCGGCAGAGACACGCGATGGATCGACGCGGCTCCTGGAAAGAACGTGTTCGACGGGCTCCACGCCGACCGGGTTCCTGAAGCGCAGGTGAAGCCTTGAAACGGGATGCAAGCAAAAGCCTTTCGTCCGGCCGCCACCACCCGCTCTTTCGCCCTTTACTTGCCGCCTTCGTCGTCAGGCGGATTGCCGTCGTAGACGTCGTTGCGGCGGTGCTGCAAGAAGGCATCGCGCGTGAAGGTGTATTTGTCGAGCGCCGCGTCGTCGAGCAGGCGGCCGGCGCGCAGGTACTTCGCGCGTGTATCGACAGCTTCCAGGAACGACAGCGAATTGCGCCAGGCCACGTCGTTCATGTTCGAGACCACGCCGCCGGCACGGTCGACCGGCAATGCAGCGGTGTCGCGCAGGGTCGACGGCCCAAAAATGGGCAGCACGACGTACGGGCCGGCGCCCACGCCCCAGCGGCCCAGGGTCTGGCCGAAATCTTCTTCGTGGCGATCGATGCCGGCCTCGGTGGCCACGTCGAGCAGGCCGCCCAGCCCGAAGAAGGTGTTCACGTTGACCCGCATGAAGGTCTCGGCACTGTTCTGCAGCTTGAGCTGGGCCACGCTGTTGGCAAAGCTCCAGACGTCGCCCAGGTTGCCGAAGAAATTGCTTACGCCGGTGCGCACCATGGAGGGCAGCACGCGCACGTACGCGGTGGCCACGGGCACCAGCACCGCTTCGTCGACCGTGTCGTTGAAGCGCGTGACGCCGCGGTTGAAGGGCTCGAACGGGTCGGCCGGATTGGCGTGGGGGCCGCTCGCGCAACCTGCAAGCAGCGCAAAAGTGGCTGCAGCACCCACTATGCGGGCGGAGTTTGCTACTTTCTTGATAGCAATGGACGAAAAAAGGCTTGTTTTCATTTCTTGTTGGCTGTTCCTGGCGTCGAAGGCGTACTGCTTCCTTCGGCTGCCTTGCTGTAGAGGAACTGGCTGATCAGGTTTTCCAGCACCACGGCCGATTGGGTCGCGGTGACGGTGTCGCCGGCTTGCAAATTCTTCTCCTCGGCGCCCGGCTCGATCCCGATGTACTGCTCGCCGAGCAAGCCACTGGTCAAGATCTTGAGCGAGCTGTCCTTGGGAAAACTGTAACGGTTTTGCAATGCAAGCGTGACGCGGGCCTGAAATGACTTGTCGTCAAACGAGATGGATTCCACACGTCCGACCACTACGCCGGCGCTTTTGACCGCGGTTTGCGGCTTGAGTCCGCCGATATTGTCGAAGCGCGCGGTGACGTTGTAGGTCTTCTGGAAGTTCAGGCTCAGCAGGTTGGCCGACTGCAGCGCGAGGAACAGCAGCGCCGCGCCGCCGATCAGGACGAACAGGCCGACCCAGATGTCGCTATTGGAACGTTGCATGGTTTGCACTCTCTAGAACGATTGGAGCGGAGCTCCTTCAAATACTGAACATCATGGCGGTCAACAGGAAGTCGAGCCCGAGCACCGAGAGCGACGCCATCACCACGGTGCGCGTGGTGGCACGCGACACTCCCTCGGGCGTCGGCTGGGCCTCGTAGCCCTGCAGCAGCGCGATGAAGCTCACGGTGAAACCGAACACGATGCTCTTG
Protein-coding regions in this window:
- a CDS encoding ABC transporter permease, with amino-acid sequence MMAVTGWRALLYKETLRFWKVGFQTVGAPVLTALLYLMVFGHVLEDHVKVYGTVGYTAFLVPGLVMMSVLQNAFANSSSSIIQSKIMGNLVFVLLTPLSHWGWFFAYVGSSVIRGLVVGLGVFLVTMFFAMPSFVAPLWILVFALLGSAMLGTLGLIAGLWAEKFDQMAVFQNFLIMPMTFLSGVFYSIGSLPPFWQGVSHLNPFFYMIDGFRYGFFGVSDASPWLSLGIVGAAWLAVSAIAVHLLRIGYKIRG
- the mlaD gene encoding outer membrane lipid asymmetry maintenance protein MlaD, with the protein product MQRSNSDIWVGLFVLIGGAALLFLALQSANLLSLNFQKTYNVTARFDNIGGLKPQTAVKSAGVVVGRVESISFDDKSFQARVTLALQNRYSFPKDSSLKILTSGLLGEQYIGIEPGAEEKNLQAGDTVTATQSAVVLENLISQFLYSKAAEGSSTPSTPGTANKK
- a CDS encoding phospholipid-binding protein MlaC, with translation MNNNILQRRSFGRLVLASALLFGAATAFVRPALAADEAPDALVKRLSTDVLETIKADTTIKSGDVSKIMVLVDSKIMPNVNFQRMTASAVGPAWRQATPEQQKRLQEEFKTLLVRTYAGALDQVSDQTVSVRPFRGSPEDTEVLVRTEVKGRGDPVQLDYRLEKTPGQGGGWKVYNLNVLGVWLVDTYRTQFAQEINARGIDGLIAALAARNKGNNGKS
- a CDS encoding BolA family protein — encoded protein: MTAEELQALIQSHLPCEHISLEGDGRHWYATIVSAEFEGKRAIQRHQRVYATLGAKMHTDEVHALSMKTYTPAEWAAIDDK
- a CDS encoding lipid asymmetry maintenance protein MlaB, with the translated sequence MLVLPTKLTHDDAPACMRMLQQGLKGQTDTSTVVDASALTQFDSSALAVLLECRRESSALGRGFAVKGLSPRLRELAALYGIAGLLPAAP
- a CDS encoding ABC transporter ATP-binding protein, with amino-acid sequence MPAISFQSVSKTYPPSRQQRAQGKQGLRAVDEVSFQIEPGEFFGLLGPNGAGKTTLISMLAGLSRPTAGAISVHGFDVQRDYAEARRQLGIVPQELVFDPFFNVRESLRIQSGYFGIKNNEAWIDELLQSLGLADKATANMRQLSGGMKRRVLVAQALVHKPPVIVLDEPTAGVDVELRQTLWQFVARLNKQGSTVLLTTHYLEEAEALCSRIAMLKQGRVIALDRTSELLKSATSNVLRFKTDAMLPWAIAQHARITGRIVQLPAQNAHEVEQLLAAIREAGVAVEDVEMRKADLEDVFIDLMAGEQTPLEVAR
- a CDS encoding VacJ family lipoprotein, giving the protein MKTSLFSSIAIKKVANSARIVGAAATFALLAGCASGPHANPADPFEPFNRGVTRFNDTVDEAVLVPVATAYVRVLPSMVRTGVSNFFGNLGDVWSFANSVAQLKLQNSAETFMRVNVNTFFGLGGLLDVATEAGIDRHEEDFGQTLGRWGVGAGPYVVLPIFGPSTLRDTAALPVDRAGGVVSNMNDVAWRNSLSFLEAVDTRAKYLRAGRLLDDAALDKYTFTRDAFLQHRRNDVYDGNPPDDEGGK